A window from Enterocloster bolteae encodes these proteins:
- a CDS encoding EscU/YscU/HrcU family type III secretion system export apparatus switch protein: MSKYKKNKAVALRYNVDEDTSPVVIASGYGTVAEHIIDIAEKKGIPVFKDDSAASLLCMLDVGSNIPVELYEVVAAIYCKLIETSAQIRGVEKSRSESASAGHKEEASQPGRLRRNLVSRHSKDDSQQTV; the protein is encoded by the coding sequence ATGTCAAAATATAAGAAAAATAAAGCGGTTGCTTTAAGATACAATGTAGATGAGGACACATCCCCGGTGGTGATTGCTTCGGGGTATGGAACGGTTGCGGAACACATCATTGATATTGCGGAAAAAAAGGGGATTCCGGTGTTCAAGGACGACAGCGCGGCATCCCTGCTGTGTATGCTGGATGTGGGTAGCAATATACCGGTGGAGCTGTACGAGGTGGTTGCAGCCATTTACTGCAAGCTCATTGAAACCTCCGCCCAGATACGGGGAGTGGAAAAAAGCCGTTCAGAATCCGCATCTGCCGGACATAAAGAGGAAGCCAGCCAGCCCGGCCGCCTACGCCGGAACCTGGTATCCAGACACAGCAAGGATGACAGTCAACAGACAGTATGA
- a CDS encoding flagellar brake protein: MVDLLDGYVGSSCVIKAKNNDLISMGVLHRIGKNFIDVGSSRNELPGIPYNLLIKLEIYNTQLGFKVLMGRVYLSSPKLVRIVELSEATNDERREYFRISTRDEGIIYNCIRGNGTLDMGEESEDYNGLKVRLVDISLGGLMFCTREEFKVNDRFNIVIPAMGDSMLFICEIRRRVDRPEGGYGYGCEFVEMATKQEDLLYRYILRRQGDQLRRIR; the protein is encoded by the coding sequence ATGGTTGATTTGCTGGACGGGTATGTAGGTTCGTCCTGCGTCATAAAGGCTAAGAACAACGACCTGATCAGTATGGGGGTACTGCATCGTATAGGCAAAAACTTCATAGATGTGGGCAGTTCCCGCAATGAGCTGCCGGGAATTCCGTACAATTTGCTTATTAAGCTGGAGATATACAACACACAGCTTGGATTTAAGGTGCTCATGGGCCGGGTATACCTGTCCTCTCCCAAGCTGGTCCGGATCGTGGAATTAAGCGAGGCCACCAATGACGAGCGCCGGGAGTATTTCCGGATCAGTACCAGGGACGAGGGAATCATTTATAACTGCATACGTGGAAATGGCACCCTGGACATGGGGGAGGAGTCAGAGGATTACAACGGCCTGAAGGTGCGTCTGGTGGATATCAGCCTGGGAGGCCTGATGTTCTGCACCAGGGAGGAATTCAAGGTCAATGACCGTTTCAATATCGTCATACCGGCCATGGGGGATTCCATGCTGTTTATATGTGAAATACGCCGCCGGGTGGATCGCCCGGAGGGGGGCTATGGCTATGGCTGCGAATTCGTGGAAATGGCCACAAAGCAGGAGGACCTGCTGTACCGGTATATTCTCAGACGGCAGGGGGATCAGCTGCGGAGAATACGGTAG
- a CDS encoding M15 family metallopeptidase, with protein sequence MAQRRPRDQRVVRNRRVAIYTFLLILTLFYISAHRTVQKERELEALRAETAAEGPGGQVKELAEGWPGGMPEEVVGGQTGGQPKEPVQEQPEGLPGARVYKERGEMDADGGLKILPEDMWCLILTNAEYPVPEDYEVELEAIPGTEQSVDKRIYEPLMTMIGDMKDQGLSPIVCSGYRTLDKQEKLFNRKVLSFVKAGHTKEESYNLARQTISIPGSGEHCLGLAVDFYTRRYHKLERAFEDTPESKWLVEHAQDYGFVMRYGENKTDITGIQYEPWHYRYVGVEAANYMKDNELSLEEFYIEQSLYG encoded by the coding sequence ATGGCTCAGAGGAGACCCAGGGACCAGCGTGTGGTCAGGAACCGGCGGGTGGCAATCTACACCTTCCTGCTGATCCTGACCCTGTTTTATATATCGGCCCACAGGACGGTCCAGAAGGAGCGGGAGTTGGAGGCGCTGCGGGCGGAGACGGCGGCGGAAGGGCCGGGGGGACAGGTGAAGGAACTGGCGGAAGGATGGCCGGGAGGGATGCCGGAGGAAGTAGTGGGAGGACAGACAGGGGGACAGCCGAAGGAACCGGTACAGGAACAGCCAGAAGGGTTGCCGGGAGCGCGGGTTTACAAAGAACGAGGCGAGATGGACGCAGATGGAGGTCTTAAAATTCTGCCGGAGGATATGTGGTGTCTGATACTTACCAACGCAGAGTATCCTGTGCCGGAAGACTATGAGGTGGAACTGGAAGCCATTCCCGGTACGGAGCAGTCAGTGGATAAGAGAATCTATGAGCCGCTGATGACTATGATTGGCGATATGAAGGACCAGGGATTGTCTCCGATAGTGTGCTCCGGCTACAGGACGCTGGACAAGCAGGAAAAACTGTTTAACAGGAAGGTCTTGTCCTTTGTGAAGGCCGGACATACCAAGGAGGAGTCCTACAATCTGGCCAGACAGACCATATCCATTCCCGGTTCAGGAGAGCACTGCCTGGGATTGGCAGTGGACTTCTATACCAGAAGATACCACAAGCTGGAAAGGGCCTTTGAGGATACACCGGAGAGTAAATGGCTGGTGGAACATGCCCAGGATTACGGTTTTGTCATGCGGTATGGGGAGAATAAGACGGATATTACCGGAATCCAGTATGAGCCCTGGCATTACCGCTATGTAGGGGTGGAAGCGGCAAACTATATGAAGGATAATGAGCTGTCCCTGGAAGAGTTTTATATTGAACAGAGTTTATATGGTTAA
- a CDS encoding flagellin, whose translation MRIQHNIMALNSNRQLGVNNSAVSKSLEKLSSGFRINRAGDDAAGLAISEKMRAQIKGLEAATDNSQDAISLVQTAEGGLQEVHSMLNRMTELATKSANGTYTDDVDRKALQDEVSALKDEINRIADGTDFNGIKLLDGTMGVGTTGVSGKVDLTAGKVDAFNATISGAGENTSVDFKTAVGTATGVKAEWLGGKLTVTITGANANDKITQEQINQALASATGTPETAKNIKIELDGDININAKTTIDGTATLVTAKAVQATSADTGASGISISSTKAGANTHTLTTKTAGTIGAIVDVDGNVALNLTGTKSYTATEINKMLSDAGSDIRMDFEGSKTGTEISGAKSGVAANVLKLGENGKAGTGLAAGGGMKLQIGDTNDSYNQLELSIADMHVNALDLNSVNISTREGASAAMSKIKTAINTVSTSRGKLGAIQNRLEHTINNLGVTTENITSAESRIRDVDMAKEMMNYTKNSVLVQSAQAMLAQANQQPQSVLQLLQ comes from the coding sequence ATGAGGATTCAGCACAATATTATGGCACTTAATTCCAACAGGCAGTTGGGCGTAAACAACAGCGCAGTATCAAAGTCTCTGGAGAAGTTATCATCGGGTTTTAGAATCAACCGAGCAGGTGATGACGCCGCAGGACTGGCTATTTCTGAGAAGATGAGAGCACAGATTAAAGGCCTGGAAGCAGCTACCGACAACTCCCAGGACGCTATCTCCCTGGTACAGACAGCAGAGGGCGGATTACAGGAAGTTCATTCCATGTTAAACCGTATGACTGAGCTGGCTACCAAGTCCGCCAATGGCACTTATACGGATGATGTTGACCGTAAGGCATTGCAGGATGAAGTTTCTGCTTTGAAGGATGAGATTAACCGTATTGCTGATGGTACTGATTTTAATGGGATAAAGTTATTGGATGGCACAATGGGAGTTGGAACAACTGGCGTGAGTGGAAAAGTGGATTTGACAGCAGGTAAAGTAGATGCATTTAATGCAACTATTTCAGGTGCTGGAGAGAATACCAGCGTAGATTTTAAGACGGCAGTTGGAACTGCAACTGGGGTTAAGGCTGAGTGGCTAGGAGGAAAGTTAACCGTTACCATTACAGGTGCTAATGCTAATGATAAAATTACTCAGGAACAGATTAACCAAGCTTTAGCTTCTGCCACGGGTACTCCAGAAACTGCAAAGAATATCAAAATTGAATTGGATGGAGATATAAACATTAATGCTAAAACCACTATAGATGGTACCGCTACATTAGTAACAGCTAAAGCTGTGCAGGCAACTTCCGCAGACACAGGTGCTAGTGGTATATCAATTTCTTCTACTAAAGCAGGAGCGAATACCCATACTTTAACAACGAAAACTGCAGGTACAATTGGTGCAATTGTCGATGTAGATGGAAATGTAGCACTAAATTTGACGGGTACAAAGTCTTATACAGCTACCGAAATTAATAAAATGTTATCAGATGCTGGCTCAGATATAAGAATGGATTTTGAAGGTTCCAAAACGGGTACAGAAATTTCTGGTGCTAAGTCGGGGGTTGCGGCTAATGTTCTTAAATTGGGCGAAAATGGTAAGGCAGGTACTGGCCTTGCAGCTGGCGGTGGCATGAAGCTCCAGATTGGCGACACTAATGATTCCTATAACCAGCTGGAATTAAGCATTGCCGATATGCACGTAAACGCTCTCGATTTAAACAGCGTTAACATCAGCACCAGAGAAGGCGCTTCCGCAGCCATGAGCAAAATCAAAACCGCCATCAACACCGTATCCACCAGCCGCGGCAAACTGGGCGCTATCCAGAACCGTCTGGAGCATACCATCAATAACCTGGGTGTTACCACTGAGAACATCACTTCCGCAGAGTCCCGTATCCGCGACGTAGATATGGCTAAGGAAATGATGAACTACACCAAGAACAGCGTTCTGGTTCAGTCTGCACAGGCCATGCTTGCACAGGCGAATCAGCAGCCACAGTCCGTATTACAGTTATTACAGTAA